The Opitutaceae bacterium nucleotide sequence TCGTCGAGGTCGCGGTAGGCGCGGGGCAGGCCGACGGATTGGGCGGCGGTCCGTGATTTTTCCTCGGACGAACCGAGAATCCCGGTGATGGGGATGCCGAGGCGGCGGAGGGCTTCGACGTGAACGGGACCGATGAATCCGGTGCCGACGACGGCCGCGGCGGGTTTGGGGTTTGGGGAAGGCATGGGATCTCCGGCAGGGTAACGGATTCTCCGGGGAATTGGAATGTCCCGGCAGGCAAAAACCTATCGATTCCTGCAAAGAACATTGAATGCACGGGGACTGCCGGACAACCCGATTCGCCGGTTTCATCGGTGGTAGTGGCGGGATCATGCGATTTGGTGTCCATTCTCCCGCTTGTCTTTTTCTGCTTCACGTGGCAGATCCCCCCGGTGATCACTCATCTCGTCAAGGATCGTTTCGGACGGCCTCTCTCGCGGGAAGTCCCGGTGCGGTTGCGACCTGTTTTCGAGGATTTTCACCTTCTGAGGATGGGCGGTGACTATGAGTATCCCCGACACCGCCACACCAACCACGAAGTCATTCTGGTGGAATCCGGACCCTATCGCTGTGAACTGAACGGTTCGGAACTGGAGCTGCGGCACGGGGAGGCGCTCATCATCAAGCCGGGAGACTGGCACCAGGATCATCTCCGGAACGGTCAACGTCATTATGTCGTTCATTTCCGACTCGAGACAACCGGGGCGGGTCAGGCGCCGCCGCTCTTTCTTCCGGAGGTGCACCCGAGCCGGCAGATCGTGGGCGGCAACCACATCGCCAACGCAGCACTGCTTGATGAACTGAAGCTGGAGGCGGAGGCGCAGAAGGATCATGCCGGTGCGATCCAGGACTGTCTGCTCGAGGCCTTCTTCTGGCGATTGGTCCGGGCGCTCGACCCGAAGGCGCTCAGCAGTCAGATCCGGCGCCTGCACCGGGAGGAAGCAACGAGGGAGGCGCTCATGCTGGCCATCGACCGGCTGAGTGAAGGGCCGGCCTCGATCGGTGTTCTGGCCGCCGCGATGAACATGAGTGTCCGGAAACTGAATACCATCTGCCATGCCTTCCTCAGGAGGACGCCGGCGCGGGCCCTGCTGGAGGCCCGCCTCCAGCGGGCCGAGGATCTGATCCGCTACCAGGGCCTGTCGATCAAGGAAGCCAGTGACTCCCTGGGCTTCGCCAACCCATTCCACTTCTCCCGCATTTACCGCAGGTTGAGGGGCTCATCCCCATCAATCCTGAAAAGGCAGCAACGTCGAACGGCACCAAGTTAGGGGGTATTCAGGAGGGATCACGAGATGTAGCCGCGGCAGTCTCTTGCCGCGTATCCACGTTGACACGCCCCAAGAGACTGGGTTCGGCAGGCTCACCACAGGTGGGGCGACTACACCAGACAAATACACCAACAAGAAATGCCAGTTCTGAGCCAAAGAATCTGCCTATCTTAGTGCCATTCGGGTCAATCGTGAATCGTGCCAGGCCACGCCCGGCCCGGGAAATAAGCAGGGCCTGCCTTCGAAGGGGGGCAAAGCGGAATTATCGCACTGAAAACCGGTATTCCGTGGTCGAACGACAGGTCTTGCCGGGTTCGAGGATGATGCTCGGGAATTCCGGTTGATTCGGTGAGTCGGGAAAGTGCTGGGTCTCCAGGCAGAAGGCGCTCCACTTCGGGTAAGGCTTCCCGGCTTTTCCGATGAGGGTGCCGTCGAGGAAATTGCCGGTATAGAACTGAACGCCGGGTTCGGTCGTCCAGGTCTCCATGATCCGACCGGACTCGGGCTCGGTGACGGTGGCGGCAAGGATCGGTTCGTCGGGATCGGTGGCGTCGATCACGAAGTTGTGATCGAAACCGCTCCCCAACCCAATCTGTTCGTCGGAGCTCCCGATGTCCCGGCCGATTGGTTTCGTGGTGGAGAAATCGAACGCCGTCCCGGCCACGGGCCGGAACTCACCGGTCGGGATCATTCCGGGGGCGACCGGCGTGTAGCGACTGGCCCGGATCATCGCCAGGTGATCGAGGATGGTGCCGTCGCCTTCTCCCTTCAGGTTGAAGTAGGAGTGGTTGGTCAGGTTGACCGGGGTGGGTTTGTCGCCCGTCGCCAGATAATCGATACGGAGAGTGTTTGTATCGGTCAGGGTGTAGGTGACGTAGCACTCGAGATTCCCCGGATAGCCCTCCTCGCCGTCCGGACTCAGATAGCGGAGACGAAGGGCGGGACCGCCGTCGACAAGGCTGGCGTCGGCCTCCCAGAGTCGCTTGTCGAATCCCCGCCTCCCGCCATGCAGATGGCATGGGATCTGTTGGGGGTTGTCGTTGGTGACCAGGTTGTAAGTCTCACCACCGAGGTCGAAGCGCCCGCCGGCGATCCGGTTGCCGACCCGGCCGATGATGGCGCCGAAGTAGGGCGAACCGGCGAGGTAGGGAGTGAGGGAATCGAAGCCGAGGACGACATCCGCGGCGACACCCCGGCGGTCGGGGACGAACAGATGGGTGACGATGCCGCCGTAGTTGGTGATCCGGACCTCCATCCCATGGGCATTGCGCAGGGTGAAGAGGCGGGCGGTCTGGCCTTCAGGGGTCGGGCCGAAGTCGGTCTGGGTGATCGGATTCATGATTTGAGCCAACCGTATCCTACCAGAACAACCAGTAGAGGGCGAGGGTGGCTACGACGACGACCCCGCCCCAGAGCTTGGCCGATTTCGAACTCTCCAAAGCGATGATGTCGGTGACGGGCATGACGACCGGCTGCTTCATCGGATTGATCAGCCGGATGAGGGTGAGGACGAGGAGGACGATGCCGAAGCAGATGGCCATCCGGTTGAGGAAGGCAATCTGCGGGGCGAAGATCTTCAGTCCCCCATAAAGAACAATATTGAGGGCAATCCCGACCCACCCGACGTAACGCGGAGCCTTGTGGACGAGGAAGCCGAAGATGAAGACCGAGAGGATGCCGGGGCTTATGAAACCCTGGAATTCCTGGATGAAGGTGAAGATGCCGCCGAAATGCGGGCTGCCCAGGGACGGGGCGATCAGGCAGGCGATGAGGACAAAGACGACAACGAAGACACGGCCGGATGTCACCAGCTGGTACTGGGTGGCGTTCTTCTTGACCTTGGTGAAGATGTCCATCGTCGCGATGGTCGAAGCGGAGTTGAGCATCGAGGCGAGCGAGGAGACGACGGCCCCGAAGATGGCGGCGAGGACAAACCAGGTGATGCCCGGCTTGAGCAGGTTCTTCAGGAGGGTCGGGAAAGCCGCGTCGTAGTCGTAGCCGATCAGCCGGGTGGCTGAGGGAATCTTTGCGGTTGCGGCCGGCTGCATGGCAGTCTGGTTGGCGGCAAAGAGCAGATCGGGATCAGGGGAGAGGTCGACGGGCACCGCACTTCCGGTCACCCCGGCGTTGTGGGCGACGATCCGTCCGGCCAACTCAGGGTTGAGCTCGGCAAAGTTCTCCGAAAAGGGAAAGACCTTCTGGGGAGCGCTGGCAAACTCTGCGAGAATCCGTTCGTTCTTGATGTCGGCCTGGCTCTTCAGGTCGCCGTTGAAAAGGTTGAAGGCAAGGATCCCGGGAATGACGACGACGAATGGAATGAGCAGTTTGAGGGCGGCCGCAAAAATGATGCCCTTCTGGCCCTCGGCCAGTGATTTTGAGCCGAGGGTTCGCTGCATGATATATTGGTTGAGTCCCCAGTAGAAGAAATTGGGGATCCAGAGGCCGACCAGAAGGGCCGTCCAGGGGATCTCCGGGTCGTCCTTGGGACGGACCATGTGAATCTTGCCGCCGGAACCATTGGGTCCGCTGACCGCGATGGCTTCCTTGTCGACGCCGTCGTTGAGCAATTTGAAGCGGCTCCAGGCGCCGGCGGCCTCGAGATCCTGAACGGTGGCCGACGAATTCTCGACCTTGGTCAGGAAGAGCTCCTCGGCGGGCTTGGATCCGAGTTCCTGGAAGGCCAGGAACATGACGAGAGCGCCTCCGGCGATGAGCGATGACCCCCAGACGAGGTCGGTCCAGGCGCAGGCCTTGAGGCCACCGATGAAGACGTAGACTGCGGCGCAGGTCCCGATCAGCCAGCAGCCGACCGTGATATTGCCGAGGTCGAGGCCGAGCAGGGACGTGTCCTGGAAGAAGACGCTGACAACCTTGGCCCCCGAAAAAATGACGGAAGCGGTCGGGACGCCGACAAGGATGACGAGGGTCGCCACGGCCATGATGAAGCGCGAGAAGGGTCCGTAGCGGTATTCAAGAAATTCGGGAATCGTGTAGATCCCGCAACGCAGGAGTTTGGGAAGAAAGAGAAAGGCCACCACGACCAGGGTGATCGCCGCCATCCACTCGTAGGAGGCGATGGCCATCCCCAGCCAGTCGGCGGCCTTGCCGGACATGCCGACGAATTGTTCAGTGGAGATATTGGCGGCGATCAGCGAAAAGCCCACCAGCCACCAGGTCAGGCCGCGGCCGGCGAGAAAGTAGTCGCTGGCACCGTGTTCGCTCTTCAATTCCTCCTTGCGGCTTTGCCAGATACCGAGGGTGATCACGCCGACAACGGCAACGACAAAGAGGATGACATCGAGTGTGCTCATGGAGGGATTTGATGGGGGTTGGAGGGCGCGGAATTCTGCCGGATGTGCGCTCGGGCGGTCAATCCCTGAACAGGAGATGGCGGGAGTGATGGGCCGGCTATTGGGGATCGATTGAGGATGGGTGGGTTTGGCGTATGGATCGAACGCGCCCTGAAGACTTGCCTCAAGCGCCGGTGACGGCGCATGCTTTCGGTCTTCGCTTCAATCCCTCTACCGATGAGCCTTCACACTTTCAGGACGGTTACGGAATTCGTCTCAACCGCGGTTGTTCCGGACCAGGGTCGAACCGGGACCTGGGTCGGTCGGGTCTGGGTTCCGGCCGCCATGGCGGCGGATGGGCTGGCCGGTCCCCGGGTGGTGGTCTTGCGCGAAGGTCGGATCTGGACGACAGGCCACCAGACCATGGCCGCGTTGATCAATGACACCGCAACAGAGGGGCTTTCCGCAAGGGAGGGCGAATGCTTCGGCGATCTCGACGAGGTGCTGGAGAACAGCCTCTTTTTCAATCGGGTCAACCGGTTGCAGGACGAGAATCGTGTCGTCCTGCTTGCCCCCAACGATATTCTGGCGACGAAGGCCTGCGGAGTGACCTTTGTCCGCAGCCTTCTCGAGCGGGTCATTGAGGAAAAGGCCCGCGGTGATGCCTCGCGGGCCGGGGAGATTCGGGCCATGATTCTGGATACGCTGGGCGACGACCTTTCCAGGGTGATTCCGGGCTCGCCGGAGACGGACGTTCTCAAGGAACGCCTGATCAGGGCCGGTATCTGGTCGCAGTATCTGGAAGTCGGCATCGGCAAGGATGCGGAGGTCTTCACCAAGCACCAGCCGATGGCCTCTGTCACCTACGGGAACCAGATCGGGGTGTTGCCGGATTCCAAATGGAACAATCCTGAGCCCGAGATCGTTCTGGCGGTCTCCAATCGCGGGGTGATCCGGGGAGCCACTCTCGGCAACGACGTCAACCTGCGTGATTATGAGGGCCGCAGCGCCCTCCTGCTCGGAGAGGCCAAGGACCAGAACGGGTCGTGTTCGATCGGGCCATTCATCCGCCTCTTCGACGAGACCTTCGGTCTGGACGCAATCACCCGGATGGAAGTGGAATTGCAGATTGTCGGAGAGGACGGATTTTCCACAGGCGGGCGCAACCGGATGAGCGAAATCAGCCGTTCGCCGGAGGCACTGGTCGCCCAGGCGATCGGTCGCCACCACCAGTATCCGGACGGCCTCGTCCTTTTCCTCGGCACCATGTTTGCCCCGACGGCGGACCGTGGCGGGGCCGGCGAGGGTTTCACCCACCATGTCGGTGACCGGGTGGAGATTTCAACCGAATCCCTTGGCAAGCTGGTCAATTGGGTCAACCATACCGACGCCATTCCCCGATGGGAATACGGGGTTACGGAACTGATCAACTATCTGGTCAAAACCAAGACGAAATCATGAACCTGACAGGCCTTTCAATCATCGGAGCGGGACGCGGTGCGACCGGCGGCGAAGTCTTCCATGGCATAAACCCGGCATCCGGCGAAACCCTGCCGACCGAATTCCACAGTGCGAACGGGGCCGAAGTGGACCGGGCCGCCCGTCTCGCCGAGAACGCGTTCGATGGCTATTCCGCTCTGACCGGCAAAGAGAGGGCGGCCTTCCTCCGGCAGATTGCCGTGAATATCGAGAACGCCGGCGATGCCATCCAGGCGCGGGGGACACTCGAGACGGGACTTCCGGCCGCGCGTCTGGCCGGGGAGACCGGGCGGACGACCGGGCAGTTGCGGCTCTTTGCCGACCTGCTCGAGGAAGGCTCCTGGGTCGATGCCCGGATCGACCCCGCGCTGCCCGACCGCAAGCCCCTGCCCAGGTCCGACCTTCGCTTCATGCTGCGACCGGTCGGTCCGGTCGCCGTGTTTTGCGCGAGCAATTTTCCCCTGGCTTTCTCGGTGGCGGGCGGCGACACCACTTCCGCCCTGGCCGCGGGATGTCCGGTCATCGTCAAGGCCCATCATGCCCATCCGGGTACATCGGAGATCGTCGGCCTGGCCATCGCCGAAGCGGTCCGTAGCTGCGGCCTGCCCGAAGGCACGTTTTCCATGCTCTACGGATCGGGCCGGGTGGTCGGTCAGGCCCTGGTGAAGCATCCCTCCGTCAGGGCGGTGGGCTTCACCGGTTCGCGTTCGGGCGGCCGGGCGCTCTTTGACCTGGCGGCGGCCCGCCCGGAACCGATCCCGGTCTATGCCGAGATGAGCAGCATCAACCCGGTCTTTCTTTTGCCCTCGGCCCTGGCCGGGGATCCGGAGACGCTGGCGACCGGCCTGCATGGCTCCCTCACGCTCGGGGTCGGGCAGTTCTGCACCAATCCGGGATTGATTCTCACCGGGAAGGGCGGGGCATCCGAAGCGTTCCAGTTGGCCCTGGCCTCAAAGGTCAAGGCGACCGCCCCGGCCACCATGCTGCACCGGGGTATCCGCGATTCGTATACCGAAGGGGTCGGCCGGAAGTCGTCAAACGACCGGGTGAAGCCGGTTGCGCTGGGCGAATGTGACGGAGGAGCCGGCGGCAGTGACGTGATGCCGGCCGTCTTTGCGACGGATGCGGCCGCCTATCTGGAGGACCCTTCATTGGGTGAGGAGGTCTTCGGGCCGTCGACTCTCATTGTTGAGAGTTCCGGCATGGATGAGATGATCCGGATCGCCGAGGGACTTGAAGGGCACCTGACTGCCTCTGTCTTCGGGTCGCCGGAGGAACTGGCGGCGAGCGGTCGATTGCTCGCGGTTCTGCAGAGGAAGGTCGGCCGGTTGATCTTCAATCAGTTTCCCACCGGGGTCGAGGTATGCCACTCCATGGTTCATGGGGGACCGTATCCCGCCACAACCGACGGGCGGTCCACTTCGGTCGGCACCGCCGCGATATTCCGTTTTACCCGACCGGTCTGCTACCAGAATTTTCCACAGGATGCGCTTCCGGCGGAGTTGCAGGATGGTAACCCGCTGGGAATCATGCGGACGGTCAACGGTGAGCGGGTAAGGGGGGAAGTGTGAGGAGCGCTTAGGGATCGAGGCGTAAAGCCTCTCCTACCTATGGATGCTCAGGGCAATGCCGCGGAATAACCCTCCACCAACAGGCGCTGGTGCTGGCGGATCTGTTCCTGGTAGAGGGGGTCGTCGATCCGGTTGATCTGTTCCCAGGGGTCGATGGAGAGATCGTAGAACTCGCGTTGAGCTGGCGGGGTTTCTCCGGGCAGGCGGGTGTCCGAACGCCACTCCGAGTAGCGGAAGTCACGGGTCCGGACCGACCGTCCGAGTCCGCCGATGCCGATCATGGAAAAGGCCGCCTTCTTCCACGGTCGATCGGGCACGTCGAGCAGAGGAAGGAAGCTGGTCCCTTCGAAGAGGGGTGATTTCCTGATGCCCCAGAAGTCGCAGAGGGTGGGCACGACATCGACCAGCTCGACGATCGCGTCGGAGGATTGTCCATTGGCCGGGGCTCCGGGAACCCGGACGATGAGGGGAACCCTTGTGGATTGTTCAAAGAGGGCGTACTTGCTCCAGAGGCCGTGCTCGCCGAGCTGAAAACCGTGGTCGGCAAAGAAGACGACGATGGTCCGGTCGGCCAGACCGTTGGTCTCAAGTGCATTCAGGATGATGCCAATCTGGTGGTCGACGTAGGTGGAGCAGGCGTAGTAGGCGGCGATGGCCAGCCTTTCCCTCTCCGGGGTGGGCCCGTATTCTGGATACAGCCCGTTGAAGATGTCATAGTTGCGGCCGTTCCGTTTCGCGACGGCCGGGATGCCCTCGTCGAGGGAGGCGGGAGCCGGGGTCAGGGCCATTTTGTCCGGGTCGTAAAGATCGGTGTATTTCTTTGGTGCAAGCAACGGCGTATGGGGCGCGTAGAGCCCCACGGAAAGAAAGAAGGGCGTCTCATTCCGTGCGTAACCCTCGATCAGGCCGGCCACGCTGCGGGATATGCGTCCGTCTTCCATCCATTCCTCGGGCAGGCCCGAGTCGCCGAGTTGCTCGGCGTGGAGTTGCTGGAACGGTTTGCGCAGTTCCCAATTGTCGGGGGCGCCGGCGGCGAGGCGGGTGTTGCGGTCCTCGAGCAATTGGACCAGACGGGAGGAGACGGCAGGGTCCGGCAGGAAACGAACCTCGTCCTCTGGGTGAACCGGGGCGCCCTCGGGCGTGGGGGTGAGGTGGATCTCGCCGTCGAAATGATGCGGACGGTCGTAGGAATGGGTGTATTCCAGATAATCATAGCCCCGGGCGAAGCGTTCGGCATCGGTCCATTTGTGGACAATCTTGCCGACGGTGGCGGTGTGGACGCCTTCCCGCTGGCGCAGGATTTCCGCCATATTGGGGGCCCCTTCGGGAACGAAGTCATCCATGTCGTCACCGTTGCCGAAAACACGGGAAGAATCCGGCCGCAGGCCGGTCACAAACGACGAGCGCGACGGATTGCAGACCGGGGCCTGGCAGTAGGCGCGGTCGAAACGGAGTCCATTCGCGGCGAGCCGGTCGATATTGGGCGTCTGAACAACGGTGTTGCCGTAGGTGCCGATAGCATCGGCCGACCAATCCTCGACCACGATCATGAGGATGTTCATCTCCCGGGTGTCCGGCAGGTCCGGACGGGCGGCGAGAGTGGAGGCGGTGACGAGCAGGATAGGGATGAAGAGGTAATCTCTCATTGTCGTGCGGGGATTCGTTTGTCGTGGAAGCTGCAGTCACGGCAGTCTCTTGCCATATCCGAAGGTTGATGTTCCACGGGAATTCGGGTCGTCTGCAGGGGGGGGAGCAACGAGGATGGATTATGCGAAACGGGTGGTGTCATTCAAAAATAACATTCCGGATGAATGGGTTGGTTTCGATGTCCGTTTGCCCGAAGCCTTGCAGCAGAACTCCGTTCATGGTGACCTGACGGAAGATCAGGTTGGCGAAGGAGCCGACATCATTCAGGCCAAGGATGCGGATGCCGACATCGGCGGGATCGGCATTGATCCGAATGTTCTCGAGAAGGAGATTGCGAACTCCGCCGCCCCCGGCGCCCCAGACTCCTGCCGGGTTGATTTCGAGTGAGAGGAAGCGGTCGTGATGGATGCGGATGTTGCGGATGGTCACGTTGGTGACGAAGACGGAGCCGCCGTGTTTGGAGGCGAGAAAGCCCTTGTTGGTCGCCCCGATGCTCTCGCAGTCCTCGATCAGGACATTGTCGCAGGTTTGCGCTCCGTTCCAGGTCAACATGATGTCCCCGCCGTTCTTCTGGCCCCAGAAGATCGTATCCCGAACATGGATATCGCGAACGATGGTCCCGGTGATGCGTTGGGTCTGATCCTCGAGCGTTTTGACCTCTCGGTCTTCGGAATCGTAGAGGCCGGTGATGCAGACGCGGTCATCGCTGCCGGCGATGAAGCAGTCCTCGAGCAGGACGTTGCGGCTGTAAAGGTGGACTCCGTCGTTGTTGTTCTCGCCGAAGCCGAGGAGTTTGAGGTTGCGGATGACGATGTCGTCGCAATTGGCCACCTCGAGCTGATAGCTCGGACTGTTGATGACGGCGTAACCCTCGAAGCGGAGATTGCGGCAATCGCGGAAGAAGGCGCCCATCGCGTCGCCGAACCACTCGGCCTGGAGAGGGTCTTCGCGGCGTGCGTGGGGTCGAAAGGCCTGGGCGAAAAGACCGTTGCCGATGATGCGGATGCCATCCTTGCCGACGCAGTGCAGCGTGGCAGTGACAACGGCACCACCGGAGAGGTGGAGGGTCTTGATCCCGTCGACGAACGGGTCCCAGGCCCGGCCAAAATCATGGACGCCGGGACCGAGGGAGAGCACGGTGGGGTCATCGGGGTCGATCTTCTCCTCCGGGGGGGCTTCTGCGCTGATGATGAACCAGTTCTCGCCGAGTTCCTCGAGTTCGGCCGTCAGGAGGAATTTCGCCGGTTGGTCGAGCGTGATCCGGAGGGTGGTCGGGGAGGTTTGCTCGACCTTCCGGACCAGGGGTTTGATCGAGAACGATGTTATCGGCCGGGCCGTGGTGATTTCGACGACGGCCTCCGCATGGGCGAAGGCAAAGCTGACATAGGAGCCTCCTTTGCGGGCGAACCCGTATTTGTTGAACTCAAGCTCGAAACCGCGGTAGACAAAAGTGTCCCGGCCGTTGACCGAGAGGTCGAAGAGGGGTGACTCTTCGAGGCCTTCGACCGTGCTGAGATCGCCCGGGGAGGGATGGATGATGAGAAGCGGCTCGTCCTCGGCCCGGCCGGGGGTCAGGGCTGCGAGGGTGAGCATCAATGCGA carries:
- a CDS encoding helix-turn-helix transcriptional regulator — encoded protein: MITHLVKDRFGRPLSREVPVRLRPVFEDFHLLRMGGDYEYPRHRHTNHEVILVESGPYRCELNGSELELRHGEALIIKPGDWHQDHLRNGQRHYVVHFRLETTGAGQAPPLFLPEVHPSRQIVGGNHIANAALLDELKLEAEAQKDHAGAIQDCLLEAFFWRLVRALDPKALSSQIRRLHREEATREALMLAIDRLSEGPASIGVLAAAMNMSVRKLNTICHAFLRRTPARALLEARLQRAEDLIRYQGLSIKEASDSLGFANPFHFSRIYRRLRGSSPSILKRQQRRTAPS
- a CDS encoding aldose epimerase family protein — translated: MNPITQTDFGPTPEGQTARLFTLRNAHGMEVRITNYGGIVTHLFVPDRRGVAADVVLGFDSLTPYLAGSPYFGAIIGRVGNRIAGGRFDLGGETYNLVTNDNPQQIPCHLHGGRRGFDKRLWEADASLVDGGPALRLRYLSPDGEEGYPGNLECYVTYTLTDTNTLRIDYLATGDKPTPVNLTNHSYFNLKGEGDGTILDHLAMIRASRYTPVAPGMIPTGEFRPVAGTAFDFSTTKPIGRDIGSSDEQIGLGSGFDHNFVIDATDPDEPILAATVTEPESGRIMETWTTEPGVQFYTGNFLDGTLIGKAGKPYPKWSAFCLETQHFPDSPNQPEFPSIILEPGKTCRSTTEYRFSVR
- a CDS encoding sodium/solute symporter (Members of the Solute:Sodium Symporter (SSS), TC 2.A.21 as described in tcdb.org, catalyze solute:Na+ symport. Known solutes for members of the family include sugars, amino acids, nucleosides, inositols, vitamins, urea or anions, depending on the system.), with the protein product MSTLDVILFVVAVVGVITLGIWQSRKEELKSEHGASDYFLAGRGLTWWLVGFSLIAANISTEQFVGMSGKAADWLGMAIASYEWMAAITLVVVAFLFLPKLLRCGIYTIPEFLEYRYGPFSRFIMAVATLVILVGVPTASVIFSGAKVVSVFFQDTSLLGLDLGNITVGCWLIGTCAAVYVFIGGLKACAWTDLVWGSSLIAGGALVMFLAFQELGSKPAEELFLTKVENSSATVQDLEAAGAWSRFKLLNDGVDKEAIAVSGPNGSGGKIHMVRPKDDPEIPWTALLVGLWIPNFFYWGLNQYIMQRTLGSKSLAEGQKGIIFAAALKLLIPFVVVIPGILAFNLFNGDLKSQADIKNERILAEFASAPQKVFPFSENFAELNPELAGRIVAHNAGVTGSAVPVDLSPDPDLLFAANQTAMQPAATAKIPSATRLIGYDYDAAFPTLLKNLLKPGITWFVLAAIFGAVVSSLASMLNSASTIATMDIFTKVKKNATQYQLVTSGRVFVVVFVLIACLIAPSLGSPHFGGIFTFIQEFQGFISPGILSVFIFGFLVHKAPRYVGWVGIALNIVLYGGLKIFAPQIAFLNRMAICFGIVLLVLTLIRLINPMKQPVVMPVTDIIALESSKSAKLWGGVVVVATLALYWLFW
- a CDS encoding fumarylacetoacetate hydrolase family protein — protein: MSLHTFRTVTEFVSTAVVPDQGRTGTWVGRVWVPAAMAADGLAGPRVVVLREGRIWTTGHQTMAALINDTATEGLSAREGECFGDLDEVLENSLFFNRVNRLQDENRVVLLAPNDILATKACGVTFVRSLLERVIEEKARGDASRAGEIRAMILDTLGDDLSRVIPGSPETDVLKERLIRAGIWSQYLEVGIGKDAEVFTKHQPMASVTYGNQIGVLPDSKWNNPEPEIVLAVSNRGVIRGATLGNDVNLRDYEGRSALLLGEAKDQNGSCSIGPFIRLFDETFGLDAITRMEVELQIVGEDGFSTGGRNRMSEISRSPEALVAQAIGRHHQYPDGLVLFLGTMFAPTADRGGAGEGFTHHVGDRVEISTESLGKLVNWVNHTDAIPRWEYGVTELINYLVKTKTKS
- a CDS encoding aldehyde dehydrogenase (NADP(+)); protein product: MNLTGLSIIGAGRGATGGEVFHGINPASGETLPTEFHSANGAEVDRAARLAENAFDGYSALTGKERAAFLRQIAVNIENAGDAIQARGTLETGLPAARLAGETGRTTGQLRLFADLLEEGSWVDARIDPALPDRKPLPRSDLRFMLRPVGPVAVFCASNFPLAFSVAGGDTTSALAAGCPVIVKAHHAHPGTSEIVGLAIAEAVRSCGLPEGTFSMLYGSGRVVGQALVKHPSVRAVGFTGSRSGGRALFDLAAARPEPIPVYAEMSSINPVFLLPSALAGDPETLATGLHGSLTLGVGQFCTNPGLILTGKGGASEAFQLALASKVKATAPATMLHRGIRDSYTEGVGRKSSNDRVKPVALGECDGGAGGSDVMPAVFATDAAAYLEDPSLGEEVFGPSTLIVESSGMDEMIRIAEGLEGHLTASVFGSPEELAASGRLLAVLQRKVGRLIFNQFPTGVEVCHSMVHGGPYPATTDGRSTSVGTAAIFRFTRPVCYQNFPQDALPAELQDGNPLGIMRTVNGERVRGEV
- a CDS encoding sulfatase, which encodes MRDYLFIPILLVTASTLAARPDLPDTREMNILMIVVEDWSADAIGTYGNTVVQTPNIDRLAANGLRFDRAYCQAPVCNPSRSSFVTGLRPDSSRVFGNGDDMDDFVPEGAPNMAEILRQREGVHTATVGKIVHKWTDAERFARGYDYLEYTHSYDRPHHFDGEIHLTPTPEGAPVHPEDEVRFLPDPAVSSRLVQLLEDRNTRLAAGAPDNWELRKPFQQLHAEQLGDSGLPEEWMEDGRISRSVAGLIEGYARNETPFFLSVGLYAPHTPLLAPKKYTDLYDPDKMALTPAPASLDEGIPAVAKRNGRNYDIFNGLYPEYGPTPERERLAIAAYYACSTYVDHQIGIILNALETNGLADRTIVVFFADHGFQLGEHGLWSKYALFEQSTRVPLIVRVPGAPANGQSSDAIVELVDVVPTLCDFWGIRKSPLFEGTSFLPLLDVPDRPWKKAAFSMIGIGGLGRSVRTRDFRYSEWRSDTRLPGETPPAQREFYDLSIDPWEQINRIDDPLYQEQIRQHQRLLVEGYSAALP
- a CDS encoding glycosyl hydrolase family 28 protein, with the translated sequence MNYLHFALMLTLAALTPGRAEDEPLLIIHPSPGDLSTVEGLEESPLFDLSVNGRDTFVYRGFELEFNKYGFARKGGSYVSFAFAHAEAVVEITTARPITSFSIKPLVRKVEQTSPTTLRITLDQPAKFLLTAELEELGENWFIISAEAPPEEKIDPDDPTVLSLGPGVHDFGRAWDPFVDGIKTLHLSGGAVVTATLHCVGKDGIRIIGNGLFAQAFRPHARREDPLQAEWFGDAMGAFFRDCRNLRFEGYAVINSPSYQLEVANCDDIVIRNLKLLGFGENNNDGVHLYSRNVLLEDCFIAGSDDRVCITGLYDSEDREVKTLEDQTQRITGTIVRDIHVRDTIFWGQKNGGDIMLTWNGAQTCDNVLIEDCESIGATNKGFLASKHGGSVFVTNVTIRNIRIHHDRFLSLEINPAGVWGAGGGGVRNLLLENIRINADPADVGIRILGLNDVGSFANLIFRQVTMNGVLLQGFGQTDIETNPFIRNVIFE